In the genome of Fibrobacter sp. UWB11, the window CGCAGGAATCGCTTGAAAACCGAAATTATCAAGACCATTGCCTTCATGGATCCAGCCCTTTGCAGACTTGAGCATTTTTGCGGCTAACGATGTTCCCCCCACTTGATCCATCAAGAAATCCCATTCCATTCGCGACGGCAAATGCCATCCAGCCGGGCAAACGCTCCTCGCTTCGTTCCAAGTATAAAGGCGGCCATATTTTATGCAATTGTAAACATGATTATCATAACATGTTCCGCCAAAATTCAGATTTTCAGCCATCCAGATTTGATTGCCAATTTGGGTTGTCTTATATATTTGACCATCACGCGGGTCTTTCATGGAGCCGTATGCAAGAACAGCAGGCAAGAGCAAGAAAACAACAGATAAAAGAGAACAAAGTGACCTCATAGTCTATTCCTCTAATCCATCACGCAGCGAACGGAAAAAAAGTCGCTTTGAAAACGATTCATATCAGCATAAAAGACATCATGCTTCAATTTCACGTAATAGAAATTTTTATCATCAGCCTCCTGAGAGCACCAAAAATTGGCAGACTTGCCTTCTTCCCTATCAACACTAGAGCCATAGCCAGCGGGAATTGCCGAAAATCCAAACGGATCCATTCCATTTCCATCATTTATCCAGCCTTTTTTAGACTTGAGTACACTCCCTGCAATGAATTGCCCACCCACGGCATTAAACAACGTTTCCCATTCCGATGGAGACGGCAAATGAAAACCTGCAGGGCAAACCTCCATAGCTATGCGGTTTTCGTAAAGACGACCGTACTTGGCACAGTTACTCGGAATTTTGCCATAGCAATAACTTTTACCGGGAACATCATAATTCAAATTCTCCGCCATCCACGTCTGTTCACCAATTTTTATGGTTTTATAAGTTTGTCCGTCACGTTTGTCCGTCATAAAGGACTCAACACCTTTTTCGACTTTCACCGGTAAGCTTGCAGGATTAACCTTTTCTCTAGCACCATCCTTAACGCAACGAATCGAAGACCGCGCCGAATAATCCTGGTCGATAATATTCGCCATATCCGTATAGAAAGCCAAGGACATGAAATATGCATGGTTTGAATCACTTTCTGCAAAGCTCCAAAAATCTGCATTTCCATCAGAGACTTGAACCGTTGAATAAGCAATACCTGTAGACATTGCAGAAAATCCATATTCATCTTCACAATCGTCGCAACGATCCCAACCTGTTTTAGCCTTGAGCGTCTTACCCGCTACACGTTGCCCCCCAACAGCAGAGAACAAGGTATACCATTCCGCAATTGACGGCAAATGCCAACCTACAGGACATGCATTTTTCGCATTATCCCATCCGTAATAACGACCTCGTACATCGCACGTACTATCATCAGCCCAACATTCAGAGCCCGCCATGTCATAGCTTAAATTTTCGGCCATCCATGTTTGGTCGCCTATATTTACTGTTCTATACACATGACCATCGCGGGAATCAACCATGGAATGTTCTGTGCGCAATAATGACGACGTCGGAATTCCTTGTCCATCTTCATCCATTATGCAACGAATGTAATTATCCATATACTTAGAATGTTTGTCTAAAGATATATCGTTATTATAGGAAAACAACCTATACGCCCGATCTTCATCATATATGGTAGAACTCCAAAAGCCAACATCTTTATATATTCTACGCTCATTCATCAACCTGGGCACAAACCCCACCGTATCTTTTTTATCTAATAAAGAGATCAACTTTTTCCATTCATCGTGAGAAGGTAGATGCCAGCCCGCAGGGCAAATTCCACGCACCGGATAAGTCGGAGAACACGATACCCATAGTCCACAGCCTTCACCATTTTTTGCAAATACCGCAGAACTATCCATAGCATTGCCCCATTCGTATAAACGTCCAAATCGAGCGCAATTAACGTCGAGATTATTTAGGCATTCACTGCCATCCGTTTTATAGTTCAAATTTTCGGCCATCCATGTTTGCTCACCTATTTTCATGGTCCTATAGACTTGACCATCGCGAGAGTCCACAAGAATCTCGCGAGATGACGTTTCTGATTTTACAGCAGCATCATCAGAAACCACCGTTGCATTTTTAGAAGAACTGCAGGCGACAAGCGTTGCAAAAACAGAGCAAAAAACAAAAGCAATTAACGCAACACGTTTACTCATAACTTAATCCTTGATGCAACGAATATTTGCTCCATAATTTTTTTCAGAACTGTCCCTGTAACCATCAAGTTCGACACTTTCGATGCCGCTATACATAAGCAGAAGATAGGATTTACGTTCACGCGATTCCGTAGAAGTCCAAAAGCCAGCCGTTTCGCCGGTGTATTTAAAGTTACCTTTGCCATCCCTAAGCCCAGTAGGGAGTGCCGAGAACGAATAGTCATCCGAGCCATTTCCATTGTCTTTCCAACCAACCGTTGAACGAAGCATTTTACCAGCCACAAACTTACCACCGACACCACCTATAAAATCATTACATTCTCCAAAAGACGGCAAATGCCAACCTTCAGGACAAATTCCTCGTACATGGCCCTTCGGTTTACATTTTTCATCATCCACCATGTAGCCACAACCTTTACCATTGGGGCTAAATTCACCTACGCTATCCATAGCAACAGCCCACGTATAAAAGCGACCGTATTCAGCACATTTATCTAGTTCACCCTTATAACAATAGCTATTGG includes:
- a CDS encoding FISUMP domain-containing protein, which produces MSKRVALIAFVFCSVFATLVACSSSKNATVVSDDAAVKSETSSREILVDSRDGQVYRTMKIGEQTWMAENLNYKTDGSECLNNLDVNCARFGRLYEWGNAMDSSAVFAKNGEGCGLWVSCSPTYPVRGICPAGWHLPSHDEWKKLISLLDKKDTVGFVPRLMNERRIYKDVGFWSSTIYDEDRAYRLFSYNNDISLDKHSKYMDNYIRCIMDEDGQGIPTSSLLRTEHSMVDSRDGHVYRTVNIGDQTWMAENLSYDMAGSECWADDSTCDVRGRYYGWDNAKNACPVGWHLPSIAEWYTLFSAVGGQRVAGKTLKAKTGWDRCDDCEDEYGFSAMSTGIAYSTVQVSDGNADFWSFAESDSNHAYFMSLAFYTDMANIIDQDYSARSSIRCVKDGAREKVNPASLPVKVEKGVESFMTDKRDGQTYKTIKIGEQTWMAENLNYDVPGKSYCYGKIPSNCAKYGRLYENRIAMEVCPAGFHLPSPSEWETLFNAVGGQFIAGSVLKSKKGWINDGNGMDPFGFSAIPAGYGSSVDREEGKSANFWCSQEADDKNFYYVKLKHDVFYADMNRFQSDFFSVRCVMD